A genomic stretch from Pseudomonas alkylphenolica includes:
- a CDS encoding sulfurtransferase, with translation MPLAQLITAQQLAERLEAPALVILDCRFALEDIDYGQRSYAEGHIAGAHFADLERDLSGPVIKGVTGRHPLPDPQHLIERLRAWGINNDSEIVLYDDGPGAFAARAWWLLAWLGKRSGVSILDGGLKAWHAAKLPLSLDAPEKRVGTFKGEPDTALVLDAKQLCDRLGQPDLTLIDARGLPRFRGEVEPIDPVAGHIPGAQCAAFTDNLGADGRFLPAAQLKKRFAEKLGKRSPEQLVAYCGSGVTACHNLFALSLAGYPLGKLYAGSWSEWITDPQRQVAKGD, from the coding sequence ATGCCCCTCGCGCAACTGATCACCGCCCAGCAATTGGCCGAACGCCTGGAGGCGCCGGCGCTGGTGATACTGGATTGCCGCTTTGCCCTGGAAGATATCGACTATGGCCAGCGCAGCTATGCCGAGGGGCATATTGCCGGTGCGCATTTCGCCGACCTTGAACGCGACCTGAGCGGTCCGGTCATCAAGGGCGTGACCGGGCGTCACCCTTTGCCGGATCCGCAGCACCTGATCGAGCGTCTGCGTGCCTGGGGGATCAACAACGACAGCGAGATCGTGCTCTATGACGATGGCCCTGGTGCTTTCGCCGCCCGCGCCTGGTGGCTGCTGGCCTGGCTTGGCAAGCGTAGCGGTGTGTCGATTCTCGATGGTGGCCTGAAGGCCTGGCATGCGGCAAAGTTACCGTTGAGTCTCGACGCCCCGGAAAAACGTGTAGGTACCTTCAAGGGCGAGCCTGATACTGCGCTGGTGCTTGACGCCAAACAGCTGTGCGACCGACTTGGCCAGCCCGACCTGACCCTGATCGATGCCCGCGGCCTGCCACGTTTTCGCGGTGAGGTAGAGCCCATCGACCCGGTGGCCGGACATATTCCGGGGGCGCAATGTGCAGCGTTCACCGACAACCTGGGGGCTGACGGGCGATTTCTGCCGGCGGCTCAACTGAAGAAACGCTTTGCCGAGAAGCTGGGCAAGCGTTCGCCAGAGCAACTCGTGGCGTATTGCGGCTCTGGGGTGACGGCGTGCCATAACCTGTTTGCCTTGTCGCTGGCGGGATATCCGCTGGGCAAGCTGTATGCAGGGTCGTGGAGCGAGTGGATTACCGATCCACAGCGCCAGGTTGCCAAGGGCGACTGA
- a CDS encoding M16 family metallopeptidase, which yields MSERSAPRYTLIGLGILSLVGVLAFVLAKPAQSDNTAQPVNSTAAKPANTLQTLAELDGKAPSRRQLNIQTWNTTEGAKVLFVEARELPMFDLRLTFAAGSSQDGDAPGLATLTNAMLNEGVAGKDVTAIAEGFEGLGADFGNGAYRDMAVATLRSLSAADKREPALKLFAEVVGKPTFPQDALTRIKNQMQAGFEYQKQNPGKLASIALFEKLYGSHPYAHPSDGDAKSIPPITLEQLRAFHAKAYAAGNTVIALVGDLSRGDAEAIAAQVSAALPKGPALAKLPQPAEPKPGTTHIDFPSKQTHLMLAQLGIDRNDPDYAALSLGNQILGGGTFGTRLMSEVREKRGLTYGVYSVFSPMQVRGPFMINLQTRAELSEGTLKLVQDILTDYLKSGPSQQELDDAKRELAGSFPLSNASNASIVGQLGAIGFYGLPLTWLEDYMQQSQALTTEQVKTALNKHLAADKMVIVTAGPSVPQKPLPPPTDKPAEQPLGVPEH from the coding sequence ATGAGTGAACGCAGCGCACCCCGCTACACCCTGATCGGTCTCGGCATCCTGTCGCTGGTTGGCGTGCTGGCGTTTGTCCTGGCCAAGCCGGCCCAGTCGGACAACACCGCTCAACCGGTCAATAGCACCGCAGCCAAACCGGCCAACACCCTGCAGACGCTGGCGGAGCTGGACGGCAAGGCGCCGAGCCGCCGGCAACTGAACATTCAGACCTGGAACACCACTGAAGGCGCCAAGGTGCTGTTCGTCGAAGCGCGCGAGCTGCCGATGTTCGACCTGCGCCTGACCTTCGCCGCCGGCAGCAGCCAGGACGGTGATGCCCCGGGCCTGGCCACCCTGACCAACGCCATGCTCAACGAAGGCGTGGCCGGCAAGGACGTTACCGCGATTGCCGAAGGCTTCGAAGGCCTCGGTGCCGACTTTGGCAACGGTGCCTACCGCGACATGGCCGTGGCCACCCTGCGCAGCCTGAGTGCAGCGGACAAGCGTGAGCCGGCGCTGAAGCTGTTCGCCGAGGTAGTCGGCAAGCCGACCTTCCCGCAGGATGCCCTGACACGCATCAAGAACCAGATGCAGGCCGGTTTCGAGTACCAGAAGCAGAACCCGGGCAAGCTGGCCAGCATCGCGCTGTTCGAGAAACTGTATGGCAGCCACCCGTATGCCCATCCAAGTGATGGCGATGCCAAGAGCATTCCACCGATCACCCTCGAGCAATTGCGGGCCTTCCACGCCAAGGCCTATGCCGCGGGCAATACCGTCATCGCCCTGGTCGGCGACCTGAGCCGCGGCGACGCCGAAGCCATTGCTGCCCAGGTCTCGGCCGCCCTGCCCAAAGGCCCGGCGCTGGCCAAGCTGCCTCAGCCTGCCGAGCCCAAGCCTGGCACCACGCATATCGACTTCCCGTCCAAGCAGACCCACCTGATGCTGGCCCAGCTGGGCATCGACCGCAACGACCCGGACTACGCAGCACTGTCGCTGGGCAACCAGATCCTCGGTGGCGGCACCTTCGGTACCCGCCTGATGAGCGAAGTACGCGAAAAGCGCGGCCTGACCTACGGCGTCTACTCGGTGTTCAGCCCGATGCAGGTGCGCGGGCCGTTCATGATCAACCTGCAGACCCGTGCCGAACTCAGCGAAGGCACCCTGAAACTGGTTCAGGACATCCTCACCGACTACCTCAAGAGCGGCCCGAGCCAGCAGGAACTGGATGATGCCAAGCGCGAGCTGGCCGGCAGCTTCCCACTGTCCAATGCCAGCAACGCCAGCATCGTCGGCCAGTTGGGCGCCATCGGCTTCTACGGCCTGCCGCTGACCTGGCTGGAAGATTACATGCAACAATCCCAGGCGCTGACCACCGAACAGGTCAAGACCGCCCTGAACAAGCACCTCGCCGCCGACAAGATGGTCATCGTCACTGCAGGCCCGAGCGTGCCGCAGAAACCTCTGCCGCCACCCACTGACAAACCCGCCGAGCAGCCGCTTGGTGTACCGGAGCATTAA
- a CDS encoding TetR/AcrR family transcriptional regulator, translating to MAPRIKTRERIVQNSLELFNQQGERSVSTNHIAAHMEISPGNLYYHFANKQEIIAVLFTQYEEQVESFLRPPQGRPSTVEDKRFYLKELLAAMWDYRFLHRDLEHLLDSDKELAARYRRFSQRCLIQGQSIYRGFVEAGIVQMDAVQIESLTLNAWIVLTSWVRFLCTTRENSAHLSEDAFKRGIYQVLVLELGFVTAQARPAVDALCQEFYVSLNQALEQ from the coding sequence ATGGCCCCGCGTATCAAGACCCGCGAACGCATCGTGCAGAACAGCCTGGAGCTGTTCAACCAGCAGGGCGAGCGCAGTGTCAGCACCAACCACATCGCCGCCCATATGGAGATTTCCCCGGGCAATCTGTACTACCACTTCGCCAACAAGCAGGAAATCATCGCTGTACTCTTCACCCAGTATGAAGAGCAGGTCGAAAGCTTTCTGCGCCCGCCGCAAGGGCGCCCCTCGACTGTCGAAGACAAACGCTTCTACCTCAAGGAGCTGCTGGCGGCGATGTGGGACTACCGCTTTTTGCATCGCGACCTTGAACACCTGCTCGACAGTGACAAGGAACTGGCGGCGCGTTACCGGCGTTTTTCCCAGCGCTGCCTGATCCAGGGTCAGTCCATTTACCGCGGATTCGTCGAAGCCGGGATCGTGCAGATGGACGCCGTGCAGATCGAGTCGCTGACCCTCAACGCCTGGATCGTGCTGACCTCCTGGGTACGCTTTCTGTGCACCACCCGGGAGAATTCGGCGCACCTGAGTGAAGATGCCTTCAAGCGCGGTATCTATCAGGTGTTGGTCCTTGAGCTCGGCTTTGTTACTGCCCAGGCCCGCCCGGCGGTGGATGCCCTGTGCCAGGAATTCTACGTTTCGCTCAACCAGGCACTGGAGCAATAA
- a CDS encoding M16 family metallopeptidase gives MNKLTQTFLPLLLLLAGAASQAQAQPQPLELESLKVTVPVPARLQLAIESWQTPQGSKVLFVQRRQLPMFDLQVDFAAGSARDDGAAGLAQLTLGMLDEGTQQRDAMQIAEGFDEIGAQFSKAVVHDSATVKLRSLSDEQQRTKAVGLLSEVLGQPQFAEDKLQQIKDQLNGLVAQRQHYATYKASDRLYEHVFANHPYATNSYGTEQTINALTVTDLRAFHQRAFSAGNAVITLVGDLSLEQARAIAAQVSAALPAGPALPPLPVAASFEPEIYHLDHPGSQALLLFAIPGISVQHPDAPALTLANLILGGPGGTSRLFDELRTRRGLTYGAGSKLRQHPVNGLWTFTTQVQGKYRDAAMTLLEQLLEDYAEQGPSQKEFDDAKQKLRGSYLLGSVSNQQISGILSTIGFNQLPLDNRQSFLDQVQALTLDQLKVVLKNHLKLDKLVQISVGPSVEQHDLPAFAPANG, from the coding sequence ATGAATAAACTCACCCAAACATTCCTCCCTCTCTTGCTGCTACTGGCAGGCGCTGCTTCGCAGGCCCAGGCGCAACCCCAGCCGCTTGAGCTGGAGTCGCTGAAAGTCACAGTACCCGTTCCCGCCCGGCTGCAGTTAGCGATCGAGTCATGGCAGACGCCACAAGGCAGTAAGGTCCTGTTTGTACAACGCAGGCAATTGCCGATGTTTGATCTTCAGGTTGATTTTGCCGCTGGCAGTGCCAGGGATGACGGCGCCGCCGGCCTGGCACAGCTCACCCTGGGTATGCTCGATGAGGGCACCCAGCAGCGCGATGCCATGCAGATCGCCGAAGGCTTCGACGAAATCGGTGCGCAGTTCAGCAAAGCGGTAGTGCATGACAGCGCTACGGTGAAGCTACGCAGCCTGAGTGATGAACAGCAACGGACCAAAGCGGTGGGGTTGCTGAGTGAAGTACTGGGTCAACCACAGTTTGCCGAAGACAAACTGCAGCAGATCAAGGACCAGCTCAACGGCCTGGTAGCGCAGCGGCAACACTACGCAACCTACAAGGCCAGCGACCGGCTCTACGAGCATGTGTTCGCCAATCATCCCTACGCCACCAACAGTTATGGCACAGAGCAGACCATCAATGCCCTGACCGTCACTGATCTTCGTGCCTTTCACCAACGAGCCTTCAGCGCAGGCAATGCGGTGATTACCCTGGTCGGTGATCTGTCGCTGGAGCAGGCCCGGGCCATTGCCGCGCAGGTGTCAGCGGCGTTGCCCGCAGGCCCGGCACTTCCGCCGCTACCGGTAGCCGCCAGCTTCGAACCCGAGATCTACCATCTGGATCATCCTGGCAGCCAGGCGCTGCTGTTGTTCGCCATCCCCGGCATCAGCGTTCAACATCCCGATGCACCTGCCTTGACCCTGGCCAACCTGATACTGGGCGGCCCCGGTGGCACCTCGCGGCTGTTCGATGAGCTGCGCACTCGCCGCGGTTTGACCTATGGCGCCGGATCAAAGCTGAGGCAGCACCCTGTCAACGGCCTCTGGACGTTCACCACCCAGGTCCAGGGCAAATACCGCGACGCCGCAATGACATTGCTGGAGCAACTGCTCGAGGACTATGCCGAACAAGGACCAAGCCAGAAGGAATTCGATGACGCGAAACAGAAGTTACGCGGCAGCTACCTGCTGGGATCGGTGAGCAACCAGCAGATCAGCGGCATTCTGAGCACCATCGGCTTCAACCAGTTACCGCTGGACAACCGCCAGAGCTTTCTCGATCAAGTGCAGGCATTGACCCTGGATCAGCTGAAGGTCGTGTTGAAAAATCACCTGAAGCTCGACAAGCTGGTGCAGATCAGTGTCGGCCCGTCGGTCGAACAGCACGACTTGCCCGCATTCGCTCCCGCTAACGGATGA
- a CDS encoding M16 family metallopeptidase, whose translation MNALARRAAGLLLSTVCLPFAAFAADPQPTHEFILDNGLKVVVREDHRAPVVVSQIWYKVGSTYESPGQTGLSHALEHMMFKGSEKLGPGEASRILRDLGAEENAFTSDDYTAYYQVLARDRLPVALELEADRMNSLRLPADEFSREIEVIKEERRLRTDDQPNAKAFELFSAMAFPASSYRTPTIGWMADLDRMKVEELRHWYESWYTPNNATLVVVGDVTVDEVKGLAQRFFGAIPKRAIPPAKLPLELAEPGLRETTLHVRTQLPSLIYGFNVPGLATAKDPRTVNALRLISALLDGGYSARLPSRLERGQELVSSASSNYNPFTRGDSLFLISATPNQQKNKTLADVESGIWKLLDELKTTPPSAEELERVRAQVIAGLVYDRDSISSQATAIGMLETVGLSWKLIDSELDELKSVTPADIQNAARTYFTRERLSVAHVLPEENAHE comes from the coding sequence ATGAATGCTCTAGCCCGCCGCGCCGCTGGCCTGTTGCTCAGCACAGTTTGTCTGCCGTTCGCCGCCTTTGCCGCCGATCCGCAGCCCACCCACGAGTTCATTCTCGACAACGGCCTGAAAGTGGTCGTGCGCGAAGACCACCGCGCGCCAGTGGTGGTCTCGCAAATCTGGTACAAGGTCGGCTCCACGTATGAGTCCCCGGGCCAGACCGGTCTGTCCCACGCGCTGGAACACATGATGTTCAAGGGCAGCGAAAAACTCGGCCCCGGCGAAGCTTCGCGCATCCTGCGCGACCTGGGGGCCGAAGAGAACGCCTTCACCAGCGACGACTACACCGCTTATTACCAGGTGCTGGCCCGCGACCGCCTGCCGGTGGCCCTGGAGCTGGAGGCTGACCGCATGAACAGCCTGCGCCTGCCCGCCGACGAGTTCAGCCGCGAAATCGAGGTAATTAAGGAAGAGCGCCGCCTGCGCACCGACGATCAACCCAATGCCAAGGCCTTCGAGCTGTTCAGCGCCATGGCCTTCCCGGCCAGCAGCTACCGTACCCCGACCATCGGCTGGATGGCTGACCTCGATCGCATGAAGGTCGAGGAACTGCGCCACTGGTACGAATCCTGGTACACGCCGAACAACGCCACCCTGGTGGTGGTCGGTGACGTGACGGTCGACGAGGTCAAAGGCCTGGCCCAGCGTTTCTTCGGCGCCATCCCCAAACGTGCGATTCCACCGGCCAAGCTGCCACTGGAGCTGGCCGAGCCCGGCCTGCGCGAAACCACCCTGCATGTACGCACCCAGCTGCCAAGCCTGATCTACGGCTTCAACGTGCCGGGCCTGGCCACCGCCAAAGACCCGCGTACCGTAAACGCCCTGCGCCTGATCTCGGCACTGCTGGACGGCGGCTATAGCGCCCGTCTGCCGAGCCGGCTTGAGCGCGGCCAGGAGCTGGTCTCCAGCGCCTCGTCCAACTACAACCCGTTCACCCGCGGCGACAGCCTGTTCCTGATCTCGGCCACGCCGAACCAGCAGAAGAACAAGACTCTGGCCGATGTTGAAAGCGGTATCTGGAAGCTGCTCGACGAACTCAAGACCACCCCGCCTTCGGCTGAAGAGCTTGAGCGCGTGCGCGCCCAGGTCATCGCCGGGCTGGTCTACGACCGCGACTCGATCAGCAGCCAGGCCACTGCCATCGGCATGCTCGAGACCGTCGGTCTGTCGTGGAAGCTGATCGACAGCGAGCTCGACGAACTGAAAAGCGTAACCCCGGCCGACATCCAGAACGCTGCGCGCACCTATTTCACCCGCGAACGCCTGAGCGTTGCCCATGTACTGCCCGAGGAGAACGCTCATGAGTGA
- the rsmD gene encoding 16S rRNA (guanine(966)-N(2))-methyltransferase RsmD, which yields MASPSAKSAKPHNGQGQLRIIAGEWRSRRLSFPDAPGLRPTPDRVRETLFNWLAPHIEGAKVLDAYTGSGALYLEALSRGAAEAVALDSNPAAIASLRQNLETLRCPRGQVIQSDAQRYLQGEPKQTFDLVFLDPPFHQNLLATTCALLEERQWLAENAWIYTESETPPSTLQLPGNWRLHREKKAGQVYYALWQRS from the coding sequence ATGGCCAGTCCATCCGCCAAATCGGCCAAGCCACACAACGGCCAGGGCCAGCTGCGCATCATTGCCGGCGAATGGCGCAGCCGTCGCCTGAGCTTCCCTGACGCCCCCGGCCTGCGCCCGACGCCAGACCGGGTACGCGAAACCCTGTTCAACTGGCTGGCGCCGCATATCGAAGGGGCCAAGGTACTCGATGCCTATACCGGAAGTGGCGCCTTGTACCTGGAAGCACTCTCGCGCGGTGCCGCCGAGGCCGTGGCGCTGGACAGCAACCCGGCGGCCATTGCCAGCCTGCGGCAGAACCTGGAAACCCTGCGCTGCCCTCGCGGCCAGGTCATCCAGAGCGATGCCCAGCGCTACCTGCAGGGTGAACCGAAGCAGACTTTCGACCTGGTGTTCCTTGATCCGCCGTTCCACCAGAACCTGCTGGCCACCACCTGCGCCCTGCTTGAAGAGCGCCAGTGGCTGGCCGAAAACGCCTGGATCTACACCGAGAGCGAAACCCCGCCTTCGACCTTGCAGCTACCCGGCAACTGGCGCCTGCACCGCGAGAAGAAGGCTGGCCAGGTGTACTACGCCCTCTGGCAGCGCAGCTGA
- a CDS encoding coniferyl aldehyde dehydrogenase, which produces MTADAARLLPATAVEDLANQFNAQRQAFAGNPMPPLAQRRQWLKSLRQLLLAHQDALVAAISEDFSGRSADETRLAELMPSVQGLHHAEGHLKQWMKASPRKVGLAFQPASAKVLYQPLGVVGIIVPWNYPLFLAIGPLTCALAAGNRVMLKLSEATPATGLLLKQLLQTVFPEDLVSVALGEADVGEAFSRLPFDHLLFTGATSVGRHVMLAAAQNLTPVTLELGGKSPAIVSASVPLADAAERIAFGKTLNAGQTCVAPDYVLVPRERLDDFATAYRNVVHRFYPRVADNPDYSAIINPRHLARLESYLSDARDKGAKIVDLYPQEARQGRRLPPHLLLQVNDQMRVMQDEIFGPLLPLVPYDSLDQALSYINQRPRPLALYYFGYDRAEQQRVLEQTHSGGVCLNDTLLHVAQDDLPFGGVGPSGMGHYHGHEGFLTFSKAKAVFAKQRFNAARLIYPPYGKSLIKLVYKLFIR; this is translated from the coding sequence ATGACTGCCGATGCTGCTCGTCTTTTGCCTGCGACTGCCGTTGAAGACCTTGCCAACCAGTTCAACGCCCAGCGCCAGGCGTTTGCTGGCAACCCGATGCCGCCGCTGGCGCAACGCCGGCAATGGCTGAAAAGCCTGCGCCAACTACTGCTCGCCCATCAGGACGCACTGGTTGCAGCCATCAGCGAAGACTTCAGCGGCCGCAGTGCCGACGAAACCCGCCTGGCCGAGCTGATGCCCAGCGTCCAGGGCCTGCATCATGCCGAGGGTCATCTAAAGCAGTGGATGAAGGCCTCACCGCGCAAGGTCGGCCTGGCCTTTCAGCCGGCCAGCGCCAAGGTGCTGTACCAGCCGCTGGGCGTGGTCGGGATCATCGTGCCGTGGAACTACCCGCTGTTTCTGGCCATCGGCCCTTTGACCTGCGCCCTGGCCGCTGGCAACCGGGTCATGCTCAAGCTCAGCGAAGCCACGCCGGCCACCGGCCTGCTGCTCAAGCAATTGCTGCAAACGGTATTCCCCGAAGACCTGGTCAGTGTGGCGCTGGGCGAAGCGGATGTCGGCGAAGCCTTCTCGCGCCTGCCCTTCGATCACCTGCTATTCACCGGTGCCACCAGTGTCGGCCGCCATGTGATGCTGGCGGCAGCACAGAACCTGACCCCGGTAACCCTGGAACTGGGCGGTAAATCGCCAGCCATTGTCTCGGCCAGTGTGCCCCTGGCCGACGCCGCAGAGCGCATTGCCTTCGGCAAAACCCTGAATGCCGGACAGACCTGCGTAGCACCGGACTACGTGCTGGTGCCGCGCGAACGCCTGGACGACTTCGCCACGGCCTACCGCAACGTTGTTCATCGCTTTTACCCGCGCGTGGCTGACAACCCGGACTACAGCGCGATCATCAACCCGCGTCACCTGGCACGCCTGGAAAGTTACCTGAGCGATGCCCGCGACAAGGGCGCGAAGATCGTTGACCTGTACCCGCAAGAAGCACGACAAGGCCGGCGTTTGCCGCCTCACTTGCTGCTGCAGGTCAATGACCAGATGCGCGTGATGCAAGACGAGATCTTCGGTCCGCTGTTGCCGCTGGTGCCCTACGACAGCCTCGATCAGGCACTTTCATACATCAATCAGCGCCCCCGTCCCCTGGCGCTCTACTACTTTGGCTACGACCGGGCCGAGCAGCAGAGGGTTCTGGAACAGACCCACTCCGGTGGCGTCTGCCTCAACGACACCTTGCTGCATGTGGCCCAGGACGATCTGCCATTTGGTGGTGTCGGCCCCTCGGGCATGGGCCACTACCACGGCCACGAGGGCTTCCTGACCTTCAGCAAGGCCAAGGCGGTGTTCGCCAAGCAGCGCTTCAACGCCGCCCGCTTGATCTACCCGCCCTACGGCAAGTCCTTGATCAAGCTGGTGTACAAACTCTTCATCCGCTAA
- a CDS encoding GMC family oxidoreductase, which yields MPVPDLFREGLGRGWKARDASRLDHDLSLETDIVIIGSGAGGATSAELLSAAGFKVLLIEEGPLKTSSDFHLLEDQAYANLYQEGIGRMSKDGAITILQGRAVGGTTLINWTSSFRTPEPTLQHWASEHGVKGLSSGELAPWFERMEQRLGIAPWLMPPNANNEVLKRGCAALDYSWKVIPRNVRGCWNLGYCGMGCPVNAKQSMLVTSIPATLEKGGELLYLARAERLIHDGERISGLQCLAMDDRCVNPTGRKIQVKARHYILAGGGINSPALLLRSDAPDPHERLGKRTFLHLVNFSAGLFKDKVNPFYGAPQSIYSDHFQWRDGVSGPIGYKLEVPPLHPALASTLLGSFGSENAMRMEQLPNTHVMLALLRDGFHPDSSGGEVQLRGDGSPVLDYQVSPYAWDGVRRAFHSMAEIQFAAGAEAVLPLHSDGRYVKTLGEARQMIDGLSLELFRTRLGSAHVMGGCAMGEDPRQAVCDSLGRHHQLANLSIHDGSLFPTSIGANPQLSVYGLSARLTDGLIERLVAGR from the coding sequence ATGCCCGTACCCGACCTGTTTCGCGAAGGCCTTGGCCGCGGCTGGAAAGCCCGTGACGCCTCGCGCCTGGACCACGACCTGAGCCTGGAAACCGATATCGTCATCATCGGCAGCGGCGCCGGCGGTGCCACCAGCGCCGAACTGCTCAGCGCTGCCGGTTTCAAGGTGCTGCTGATCGAAGAAGGCCCGCTCAAGACCAGCAGCGACTTCCATCTGCTTGAAGACCAGGCCTACGCCAACCTCTATCAAGAAGGCATCGGCCGGATGAGCAAGGATGGCGCCATCACCATCCTTCAAGGCCGCGCGGTGGGTGGCACCACCTTGATCAACTGGACCTCGAGCTTTCGCACCCCCGAGCCGACCCTGCAACACTGGGCCAGCGAACACGGCGTCAAAGGCCTGAGCAGCGGCGAACTGGCCCCCTGGTTCGAACGCATGGAACAGCGCCTGGGCATCGCCCCCTGGCTCATGCCACCGAATGCCAACAACGAGGTGCTCAAGCGCGGCTGCGCAGCCCTCGATTACAGCTGGAAGGTCATTCCACGCAACGTGCGCGGCTGCTGGAACCTGGGTTACTGCGGCATGGGCTGCCCGGTCAATGCCAAACAATCGATGTTAGTCACCAGCATTCCCGCCACCCTGGAAAAAGGCGGCGAGTTACTCTACCTGGCCCGCGCCGAACGCTTGATCCACGACGGCGAGCGCATCAGCGGCCTGCAATGCCTGGCTATGGATGACCGCTGTGTGAACCCGACCGGGCGCAAGATTCAGGTCAAGGCGCGCCACTACATCCTCGCCGGTGGCGGGATCAACAGCCCGGCCCTGCTGCTGCGTTCGGATGCCCCAGACCCGCATGAGCGCCTGGGCAAGCGCACGTTCCTGCACCTGGTCAACTTCAGTGCCGGGCTGTTCAAGGACAAGGTCAATCCGTTCTACGGCGCGCCGCAATCGATCTACTCCGACCACTTTCAGTGGCGCGACGGCGTCAGCGGGCCGATCGGTTACAAACTCGAAGTGCCGCCGCTGCACCCGGCGCTGGCCAGCACCCTGCTGGGCAGCTTCGGCAGTGAAAATGCCATGCGCATGGAACAACTGCCCAATACCCACGTGATGCTTGCCCTGCTGCGTGACGGCTTCCACCCGGACAGTAGTGGCGGTGAAGTCCAGCTGCGCGGCGACGGCTCGCCGGTACTTGATTATCAGGTTTCGCCCTACGCCTGGGACGGCGTGCGCCGCGCCTTCCACAGCATGGCCGAGATCCAGTTCGCCGCAGGTGCCGAGGCGGTGTTGCCGCTGCACAGCGATGGTCGCTACGTGAAAACCCTGGGCGAGGCCCGGCAGATGATCGACGGCCTGAGTCTTGAGCTGTTTCGCACGCGCCTTGGCAGCGCCCACGTCATGGGCGGTTGCGCCATGGGCGAAGACCCGCGCCAGGCTGTCTGCGACAGTCTCGGACGGCATCATCAGCTGGCCAACCTGTCGATCCACGACGGCTCATTGTTCCCCACCAGCATCGGCGCCAACCCGCAGCTATCGGTGTACGGCCTCAGTGCGCGACTCACCGATGGCCTGATTGAACGCCTGGTTGCCGGGAGATGA
- a CDS encoding M16 family metallopeptidase: protein MDRRISFTSGLLGLLLVSGQALADPPDRHEFTLENGLHVVVSEDRRAPVVTTHLLIKVGSSHEYPGQSGLSHALEHLLYRGSAKTAPGEFSKVIERLGGTDNAYTNRDFTVHHQTLPSERLAVALELSADLLKGAHLSDSEFVREIEAVRSERRERVDEYPAARLDEQLQAIAYPQSSYRTPVIGWMSDLERMHNDELQAWYRTWYAPNNATLIIVGDVQLDAVRREVEQYFAGFTRQILPRTKLPLQSAATGPRRVTVYDAVNRPRLVMAFNVPTYATAESATDVHALRLLDALLGKGLSARLSTRLERQQALLFSPKVSYGALARGDTLFEISASINTAQPKPLADLQAAIWAQLQAIKSTPPSTAELARARALLLAENTFFQDSLSGQASDIAAMLGSGLPASQLDNDRSNLEGVTPEQVQQAASDYFTAERLAVAYLQAKEADDE from the coding sequence ATGGATCGACGTATTTCCTTCACCAGCGGCCTGCTCGGCCTGTTGCTGGTATCTGGCCAGGCCCTGGCCGATCCCCCTGATCGCCATGAATTCACCCTGGAAAACGGCCTGCATGTGGTCGTCAGCGAGGACCGCCGGGCACCGGTAGTCACCACCCACCTGTTGATCAAGGTGGGCTCAAGCCATGAGTACCCTGGGCAATCCGGGTTGTCCCATGCCCTCGAACACCTGCTCTACCGGGGTAGCGCCAAGACCGCACCCGGGGAGTTTTCGAAAGTCATCGAACGCCTGGGCGGCACTGACAATGCTTACACCAATCGCGATTTCACCGTTCATCACCAGACCCTGCCCAGTGAACGACTGGCGGTAGCCCTGGAGCTGAGTGCCGACCTGCTGAAGGGCGCCCACCTCAGTGATAGCGAATTCGTTCGTGAAATCGAGGCCGTGAGGTCCGAGCGCCGCGAAAGAGTCGATGAATATCCGGCGGCCAGGCTCGACGAGCAGCTGCAAGCCATCGCCTATCCACAAAGCAGCTATCGCACCCCGGTGATTGGCTGGATGAGCGACCTTGAGCGCATGCACAACGATGAGCTGCAAGCCTGGTATCGCACCTGGTACGCGCCCAACAATGCCACGTTGATCATTGTCGGCGACGTTCAGCTCGATGCGGTAAGACGTGAGGTTGAGCAGTACTTCGCCGGTTTCACCCGGCAAATCCTCCCGCGCACCAAGCTCCCCCTGCAATCGGCTGCGACAGGGCCACGACGGGTGACAGTCTACGATGCGGTCAACAGGCCAAGGCTGGTCATGGCGTTCAACGTACCGACCTACGCCACAGCGGAGTCGGCGACCGACGTACATGCCTTGCGTCTGCTCGACGCACTGCTGGGCAAAGGCTTGAGTGCCCGGCTCAGTACCCGGCTGGAGCGCCAGCAAGCGCTGCTGTTCAGCCCCAAGGTCAGCTATGGGGCGCTGGCCAGGGGCGATACGTTGTTCGAAATTTCGGCATCGATCAATACTGCCCAACCCAAACCATTGGCCGACCTGCAGGCGGCTATCTGGGCACAACTGCAAGCGATCAAAAGCACGCCGCCAAGCACTGCCGAGCTAGCGCGTGCGCGTGCCCTGCTGCTGGCCGAAAACACCTTTTTTCAGGACTCTCTAAGCGGCCAGGCCAGTGATATTGCGGCCATGCTGGGCAGTGGCCTGCCAGCGTCTCAACTGGACAACGACCGAAGCAACCTTGAGGGCGTAACACCCGAACAAGTACAGCAGGCCGCCAGCGACTACTTCACCGCTGAGCGCCTGGCGGTCGCCTACCTGCAGGCCAAGGAGGCCGACGATGAATAA